A single genomic interval of Cucumis sativus cultivar 9930 chromosome 5, Cucumber_9930_V3, whole genome shotgun sequence harbors:
- the LOC101215285 gene encoding protein MAINTENANCE OF PSII UNDER HIGH LIGHT 1 → MMACASQTLIAANSCSFPSHRAMRKSQRLFSQNTSNLVLTVRASSEDSDCNVDECAPDKEVGKISMEWLAGEKTKVVGTYPPRRKGWTGYVEKDTAGQTNIYSIEPVVYVAESAISSGTAGSSSEGAENTLAIAGGIALIAVAVASSILLQVGKKPPEVKTVEYTGPSLSYYINKFNTREIVQPPVQSEPESSSQIDGVTPQVTQIQIQPDIPAPEVTDVQVESQTTEPSSSAVSSAL, encoded by the exons ATGATGGCTTGTGCTTCACAGACGCTGATTGCTGCAAATTCATGCTCGTTTCCGAGCCATAGAGCCATGAGAAAGTCGCAGAGACTCTTCAGTCAAAATACTTCCAATCTAGTTTTAACGGTCAGAGCTTCGTCTGAAGATTCCGACTGCAATGTCGACGAATGTGCCCCAGATAAAGAG GTCGGGAAAATAAGTATGGAATGGCTAGCTGGGGAGAAAACTAAAGTGGTTGGGACATACCCACCGCGGAGAAAAGGATGGACTGGCTATGTAGAAAAGGACACTGCTGgacaaacaaacatatattcCATTGAA CCAGTAGTTTATGTAGCAGAAAGTGCTATAAGCTCCGGGACTGCAGGTTCTTCTTCTGAAGGAGCTGAGAACACACTGGCAATTGCTGGTGGAATTGCACTCATTGCGGTCGCTGTAGCTTCATCTATACTGCTTCAAGTTGGTAAGAAACCACCTGAAGTGAAGACTGTTGAATACACTGGACCCTCACTCAGTTACTATATCAATAAGTTCAATACACGAGAAATTGTCCAACCACCGGTACAAAGTGAACCCGAATCGTCCTCTCAAATTGACGGTGTCACTCCTCAAGTaacacaaattcaaattcaaccaGACATTCCTGCTCCTGAAGTAACGGATGTTCAAGTTGAATCCCAAACGACAGAGCCATCCTCTTCGGCCGTATCCAGTGCCTTGTAG